The Ketobacter alkanivorans genome includes the window ACGCCCTCACTGCTATGACGGTTTTTTCCAGAAACCGGGCGCAGAATTGTTCGTAAAATTGAACCCATTTAATCTACTTACGGCTTAGTGGGTTGCTTCAATGCCACCAATTCAGGTCGTCCGAACATGGCCCGGGTGAGGGCGCGGGTCATGATGGTTGAAGGAAGGCCCCGGATGCGTCGACTGGCCTCTACGTAGGCTGGCCCATTTCGAATGAGTCCTGGGGTTATGGGTTCTGCCACACTTAATATCTTCCGGCCACTGGCAAAGATCAGCCTCTCTTTTCTTCCGTAGGGTAAGTTAAATTCCTCTCGCAGCCTTGTTGGCAGCGTCGCTGCTGTCGTGATTTTTAGCCAGGCCATGGCGGGTGTTAATGTGAAATGAAGTGGCGCAAACAAGAACGCTGCCAATTCACGGGTGGAGTCCGTCACCACCAGTTGATCCGAGTCCCAAATGCTGCGATTGTACTCTTTGAAGGATTCCCAGTCCGGCGGCAAGATTGCATCAGGTATACCAAACATATACGCGAACAGCTTAGTCTCGTTGTAAAAACGATCTTTTTCCTCCGCTGACAAAGGGCGGCGGAACAATTCGTACATCATCACCGTGGTATCCCACAGCGTGGCGTGAACCCACAGTAAGGCATTGGCCTCGTTGGCCATATAGGGAGTGCCTTCGCCAAAGGCTCCGGCACTGGAATCCATTGTGCCTTGAATGCGGTTGTGTACGTTATGCACAGCACGGGCGTACTTGGTAGCCTGCTCTAAATCACCGTACACAATGGAAAGTACGGTGGTGAAGGTTCTCTTTGCTCGTCCTAGCGGATCTGAGCGGGTTTTGGAATGCTCATCGACGCCACGGGTTACCCAGGGGTGGGCGATCTGGAGCAGCAGGGCGCGGCCGGAGCCATGGGCACCAAACAGCGCATGGCGGGAGAGCTTCCACATCATGGAATCAGGGCCGAACAGCCCAATCCGAGGATCTTTGACTTTGGAGATAGCAAGTTCAAGCTGAGACTCGAACATGTCGCGGGTTACGACGAGTTGTTGCATAAATCAGGTATCCACTACTGCTGACTGACTTATTAGTAGTTTAGACTTTTTTTGACCGCTATACAGGCATTCCGTGACTTGGCCGTTTAGGTTACAGTAAATCTGCAGTATGGACGTGGTATCAATAGGAACGCGGGAACTAATTTACAGCAGGATAGAGGCCCATAGTGACAGATTCCAGTATTTGGTTGCCTCCGGTGACCCTAACCAATAAAGGCAGTGAGCGGCGCGTGGGCGTTGAGTTGGAGTTTGCTGGCCTGGATGCGGGGCAGATCATCGGGTGTGTGCAACAACAGTTTGGCGGAGAGTTGGAGCGGCGCAGCAGCTTCGAGTTTTCGCTGCAAAACACCACGCTGGGGAAGTTTGGTATTGAGTTGGATGCCTCTTATATCAAGGCGGTTGGTGCGTTACTCGAGGAATCCGGTGATCTGGAGGACGAGTTCTCTATCGAAGCCGTGGCCGCTGAGTTACTTACCAAAGCGGCAGAGCAGTTTGTGCCCTGGGAGCTGGTGACGCCACCTGTTTTGCTTTCCGATCTGCCGCAGATTTCACAATTATTTGCCAGTTTGCGGAGCGCAGGGGCATTGGGTACGCGCAACAGTCTGAGGTACGCCTTCGGCTTACACCTGAATCCTGAGCTGCCCGCGACGGATATTGACACGATTCTTTCCTATTTTCGGGCGTTCCTCTGCTTGTACGAATGGATTGCCGAGCAGGATCAGATCGACCTGACCCGAAAGTTAACTAACTACATCAAGCACTTTAGTAAGGATTTTATTCAGAAAGTCATCGATGCCCGTTATCAACCAACCTTAGCGCAATTTATCGATGACTATATTGAGGATAATCCAACCCGCAATCGCAGCATGGATATGTTGCCGCTGTTTGCACACCTGGATGAGGATCGAGTCCGTAGTCGATTGGATGATCCGCGCATCAAGGCACGACCCACTCTGCATTACCGTTTACCGAACTGTGATATCGACAACCTGGATTGGAATTTGGATCAACCTTGGCAAAACTGGTTGCAAGTAGAGCGTTTAGCCAATGATCCTGCTTGGCTGAAACAGTTCTGTGATCAATACCGGCGCTACCTAAAGTCATTTATCACGCCGTTTGATACCGAATGGTTAAAAGAAAGCAGCAAACTGTTACAGGAGCACTAGTTATTCCGGCACAGACATCCGATGTTCATACTCCTGTGGATTCGCCGCTGATTGCGGTAACCGGCCCTCACAAACGTTATCCGTTTGCCTGGTGGGCTACTCGATTTATGTTGCGTTTGGTGGGGCTGCGGGCCATCTACGTGACAGCCCATTCCGGCATGCCCAAGCAGGTCATACACGGCATAATCATTGGTGGTGGCGATGATATCGAACCAGAGCAATATGGAGGCGAGTACCATCCACGGCGGCGTTATGATGTGGAACGGGATCGTTTCGAAGTAGCGATGATTCGGCAGGCATTGGACAGCAATATTCCAATGATTGGGATCTGTCGCGGAGCCCAATTGATTAACGTTGTGTCCGGCGGAACGCTGAACCAGGATATCAGACCGTTGCGGAGGCTTACCCCAAATCGACGCAGTATCCGTCCGATAAAATGGGTGGATCTAGATGCTGATGGTCGCCTGTGTTGCTCGTTGGGTATCAAGTCATTGCGAGTAAACAGCCTGCATGAGCAGGCGATTGAGCGGGTGGGTGATGGGCTTACTGTCGCCGGCCGGGATAGGGATGGTTTTGTGCAGGCAATAGAAGGGCAATATGGATTTTTGTTAGGGTTGCAGTGGCACCCCGAGTATCTTCCTTATCGGGCGGAGCAACGTCATATCTTTCGCCTATTCGAAAAGGCAGTCAGTCGGAATGACAGCCATGTAGTGTTGCATGAGCCCGAGTTACTATGATCAGTTACGGGCTGTTGTTTCTTAGCGCTTTTCTGGCGGCGACCCTACTCCCTTTTTATTCAGAAGTGGTTCTTATTACGCTGCTGCTGGAAGGTAAACCGGTGTTTCCGTTGTGGCTGGCTGCTACGTCGGGCAATACCTTGGGTGCTGCAGTGAATTGGGTGATGGGGCGTTATCTGCTGCATTTTCAGGATCGCAGCTGGTTTCCGTTTAAGCCCGGCAGCCTCAGTAAATCGCAGGCGTGGTTTCAACGCTATGGTAGTTGGAGCTTGTTGTTTGCATGGCTACCAGTGGGCGGAGATGCGCTCACGTTTGTTGCTGGCATTATGCGGGTACGATTGTGGGTTTTGCTTCTGTTGTGTGGTATCGGCAAAGGGTTGCGCTATGGTGTGGTGATCTGGCTTACGGATGTAACAGAGGCTTCGCTCCCGTTGATGGAAGGGGCTGGCTGATAGTCCTCTTGTCCAGGCGGGCGCTCAACATGAATTGTTTAATTTCTGTATGAGCTGCTCAGCCAGAGCGCTGAATTCGATGGGGGTGATCAGAGCCCGGCAGGCTGATATCACTAGTTCGGATTGGTGGTTGTTGCTCATGATGACGGCCATAAGCGGCGTGCCCAAAGGGGGTATTGGTATACCGAACGCGCTGATTGCGTTGAAGCTTTGTGTAGAGAGTGCCTCCAGTTGAATCATTCCCAAGGACGATACAGTACCGCTGCAACGAAAGGCAGGGCGACGTAAGAGTTGTCTGATTACGCGTTTTTCCAGAGCCCGAAGCAGTGGCAAGGGTATCCAGAACATGGCTCGAGATGTTAAGGATTTCACGGCTACAGGCAGCTCCTGGTTTTGTTCCATAAGAAGGCTGAACTTTTTAACCAGGCTGCGTAGTGTTTCGTTATGATCAACATCCAAGCGTATCATGCCGATCAGGTTAGCTGATGTCATTTCTTCGGGAAGGTGGCGACGCAGGTTGACCGGAACCTGTATACGCGCGCTTCTTTTATCAGAGGTTGCACTCAGTTGGCTCAGGGCCAATATGGTTCTCAGTAGGATACGGCTATCCTTGCCAGGAAGAGTGATTCGTTGCCAGATCCGTGAACGATCTGTGTTGATTGGTTGAGGCGGCATAGGGAATGGAACCGGTGCGTTGCGTACAGTTGCAGGCAACGCATCTAGATTGCCTTCTGGCATGTTCTCCAGGGTGATTCTGGAATGGTAGTTAGGTGGCTGCTTTCCGTTCAGGGCTGCAAAAACACTCATGACAAACTCCACCAAACCAACGCCATCGGTCACTGCATGATGAATGCGGAATATCAACCAGGTTTTGCTTCCTACCAGCTGAATCACTTCGGCAACAGGGCCGTCGATAAGATCCAGGGGTGTGTCAATAAAATCCAGATCCTCCGAGTAGTCGCCATTCCATTCGCGTGATATTGAATGCACGGTTGGCAGTGCTCCGTCGGCACTCCAGCGTTTGAATCCCCACTTTCCAGAAAGGCGTAACCGACATACAGGGCTGGTTTCAGAGGCTATGGTGACGGCATCTAGCAGAGATTGATGGTTGATCTGTCCGTAGCCCTCTACGATCAGTTGCGACACCGGTTGGTTGGAGTGGTGTTGGCGATACCCACTGGCAGCGTAGACTAGATCTGACAAAGAGAACCTACGGGTGAAGACAGAGTTGTTGGGCATTTTTATCTCAAACGGTCAATAGGTAGATTGCTTTGCTGTCCATTCAGGTCAAAGCGCAGCGCTCTATGCTAGCTATGTTTCTATTCGGTTCTATTGCCGTATCGTTCAATTAAATTAAGCGATAAAGCCAATGTGCGTGATAAATGGTATAAATGTCTAGGTGGAGAGCGGGTAATGTTGTTCGTATTGGGTTGCAATTGGAGTCAGGTGTTTAATGCAGGTCGGAAAGTCGTTCCAACTCTATATAGGGCTGTTATTGTTAGGATGCTCGTTTGTTGTCAGGGCTGATGAAGTTCTGGTGGCAGTGGCGTCCAATTTCAGTGCGCCAATGAAAGTACTGAAAGCACGTTTTGAGTACGATACCGGTCACCGACTCAAACTTTCATTTGGCTCCTCAGGTAAGCTCTTTGCTCAGATTCAGCATGGTGCTCCATTCCAGGTGTTCTTATCCGCTGATCAAGACAAGCCTGAAACACTGCTGGAGTCAGGTCGAGCTGTTGTAGGAAGTGACTTTACCTATGCTACAGGCGCTTTGGCTTTATGGTCTGCTGCCGAGGGAGGTGAACCTTTTGATATTGATGTTTTGCGCCGCGCTGATCTGGACCATGTGGCCCTGGCCAACCCAAAGCTGGCACCTTATGGCCTCGCGGCTGTGCAAACCTTGCAAGCATTGCAGTTAGATCAAACAACAAAACAGTTTTGGGTTGTGGGAGAGAATATTGCCCAAACCCATCAGTTTGTAAGCAGTGGCAATGCCGAGTATGGGTTCGTTGCGCTCTCCCAGATCAAGCAGCCTGGCAAACCCATAATCGGCCGCTACTGGATAGTGCCATCCAACCTGCATAGCCCGATTCATCAGGATGCAGTGTTGCTGACGCTGGGCCAGAATAGTCAGGCGGCCAAGGAGTTGCTGGCATTTTTACACAGCAAAAGCGCTCAACAGGTGATTGCGTCGTATGGTTATCGCATTGAGGTGCGCAAATGATTTATGTGGTGTTGGTGCTGCTGTTGCTGGGGGTAATGTTTTATCCCCAATATGCGACGCGTAGAATTTTGCGTAAACACAGCCAAAATCGTGATGATTTTCCTGGCACGGGAGGCGAGTTTGCCCGTCATTTGCTGGATCGGTTTTCTGTCCATGGGGTTGGGGTTGAAACAACGAATCAGGGTGATCACTATGACCCGACTGAACGCATGGTACGCTTAACCCCTGAATACTATGATGGTAAATCTTTAACTGCTGTTGTGGTGGCAGCCCATGAAGTGGGGCATGCAATACAACACCACCAGGGCTCCGGTGGCTTGGTGGCCCGATACCGCCTGGCTGTTCTGGCAGGCGTTGCATCAAAAGCTGCGCAGATTGCGTTGATAGCGTTACCGCTGTTAGCCGGCGTTAGTCCGGGCTTGATGCGCGTAGCGCTGGTGATAATGGTGTTGGGTGTTTTAATGTCGACATTGGTGCATTTGATTACCTTGCCGGTGGAGTGGGATGCGAGTTTTAATAAAGCCTTGCCCATATTGCAGAAGGGCAATTATCTTTCTCAGCAGGATATGCTGGCGGCACGCCACATTTTAAGGGCCTGCGCATTAACCTACGTCAGCGCGTCCTTGGCCAGCGTATTGATTGCATTTCGTTGGTTGCGGTGGTTGCGATAAGGCATGGCTTCATCCTGGTTTGTTTACATACTTCAGTGCGCCGATCGTACCTTGTATACCGGTATTACAACCGACTTAGAGCGTCGCACCCGCGAACATAATCAAGGAAAGGCCGGTGCAAAATACACTAAGGCTCGCCGCCCGGTTGAACTGATATATTCTGAATCGGCAGAAGGCCGTTCGGAGGCCTCCAGCAGAGAGGCCCAAATCAAAAAATTATCGCGTGAAGACAAACTGCTGCTGATAAAGCGGCAGTCATAGTCTGGCCTGCAATGACAGTAAATTTGTCCTGTTTACCCGTTACCAATGTTGATACGGCAACGCATAATGAGCGATTGCCTACCGCTAATTGAGGTGTATTTTGAATACAGAGTGGACATACATGACTGCAGCCGACTTGGTGCAGGGTATTAAAAGCGGATCTATAAGCAGCCGAGCGTTGCTGGAGCACAGTATTGCGCGCATGGAGGAAAAGAATAAAAGCATCAATGCCATTGTCAGTACCGATCTGGTAGCGGCTCGCAAGCTTGCAGACGAAGCCGATGAAAAAGCGCAGCAGGGCGTTGATCTGGGCCCTCTCCATGGCTTGCCCATCACGGTGAAAGACACCTATGAAGTGCCGGGCATGACCTGTGTTGCTGGTGCTCCGGAATATCGTTATCACCGACCCACTGCTCCCGCTATTACTGTTAAGCGTTTACAGGATGCCGGAGCCATTATCTATGGTAAAACGAATGTCCCTTACATGGCCTCAGATCTGCAGAGTTTCAATAAAGTGTTTGGAACCACCAACAACCCCTGGAACATTGATCTAACGCCAGGTGGTTCCTCCGGGGGCGCGGCAGCCGCTTTGGCTTCCGGTTTTACCGCTTTGGAGCTGGGCAGCGATCTGGCAGGGTCAATTCGAATTCCTGCCCACTACTGTGGAGTTTACGGCCACAAGCCCACTCAAAACATTATTTCTTTGCAAGGGCACGTGCCTGGTCCTCCGGGCTCTCAACGGGAGCCTTCTGCTCTGGCTGTGGCCGGCCCCATGGCGCGCAGTGCGTCAGATCTCGAGTTAATGCTGGATGTTTTGCTTGGGCCTTCCCCGGATATGGAAGCAGGCTGGAGGGTCAGTTTGCCTGAATGCTCCAAGCAAAATTTGTCCGATTTTAAAGTGCTTCTATGGATGGATGATGAGCTGTGTCCCATCGATCCAGCGCTGCAGGCACTGTATTTGGATGTAGCCGATAAGTTGGAAGCAAAGGGGGTTGTGGTCGAGCGCAGTAACCCACCTGAGTTCTGCCTTGAAGATCTTTATCCCCATTATTTGGGGCAGCTGGGGGCGATGATCGGGGTTCCTCAACCATTGCTGTTACGTCGGGGCATGGCGTTGTTGGGCTTCTTGGCCAGACTGGTTGAATCGTTTATTAATGTGCCCAGGCATTTCTCCCACTTTTTACTTGGGGCCAACATGAGTTATGCGATCCATCAGCAGCGTGAGGAACGTATTGCTCGAATCAGAAAGAAATTCCTGCAGACGTTTGCAGAGTATGATGTGATTTTGATGCCCCCAACGCCCACAACAGCGCATCGTCATGAGCAGCTTGCAAATATGTCCAAGCGCAAGATAGCCGTAGGTCATGAGCAGCGAAGTTATACGGATCTGTTTATGTGGATATCTCCAGTATCTCTATTGGGATTGCCTGCCACCAGTGCACCCGTAGGGATGACGTCCAATAATTTGCCTGCCAACCTGCAGATAGTGGGGGCACCGTTTCAGGATAAGCTCACCATCAGGTTTGCAGAGCTTTTGGCAGAGATAACCGGTGGCTTCAAAGCGCCACCGGGGTTTTGAGGAGGATGCCTGCTAAGCTTTTCTTTTACGTTCTCAGGCACTATTCACTAGAGAGCGTTGCGGGTTGATCTGTTGATAGATTACGTGGGAGATACGAGCGAAATTGGATTCGCTGTGAATATCGATTGGCAACTTGAGCTTGCGTGCGATATCACTGGCAGAAATTATGCCGCGTATTTCCTGTTCCTTTCGATCTACTACCAGACAGTGTTGCTGGCCGCTGTGT containing:
- a CDS encoding amidase family protein, producing MTAADLVQGIKSGSISSRALLEHSIARMEEKNKSINAIVSTDLVAARKLADEADEKAQQGVDLGPLHGLPITVKDTYEVPGMTCVAGAPEYRYHRPTAPAITVKRLQDAGAIIYGKTNVPYMASDLQSFNKVFGTTNNPWNIDLTPGGSSGGAAAALASGFTALELGSDLAGSIRIPAHYCGVYGHKPTQNIISLQGHVPGPPGSQREPSALAVAGPMARSASDLELMLDVLLGPSPDMEAGWRVSLPECSKQNLSDFKVLLWMDDELCPIDPALQALYLDVADKLEAKGVVVERSNPPEFCLEDLYPHYLGQLGAMIGVPQPLLLRRGMALLGFLARLVESFINVPRHFSHFLLGANMSYAIHQQREERIARIRKKFLQTFAEYDVILMPPTPTTAHRHEQLANMSKRKIAVGHEQRSYTDLFMWISPVSLLGLPATSAPVGMTSNNLPANLQIVGAPFQDKLTIRFAELLAEITGGFKAPPGF
- a CDS encoding gamma-glutamyl-gamma-aminobutyrate hydrolase family protein (Members of this family of hydrolases with an active site Cys residue belong to MEROPS family C26.), with amino-acid sequence MVKRKQQTVTGALVIPAQTSDVHTPVDSPLIAVTGPHKRYPFAWWATRFMLRLVGLRAIYVTAHSGMPKQVIHGIIIGGGDDIEPEQYGGEYHPRRRYDVERDRFEVAMIRQALDSNIPMIGICRGAQLINVVSGGTLNQDIRPLRRLTPNRRSIRPIKWVDLDADGRLCCSLGIKSLRVNSLHEQAIERVGDGLTVAGRDRDGFVQAIEGQYGFLLGLQWHPEYLPYRAEQRHIFRLFEKAVSRNDSHVVLHEPELL
- a CDS encoding amidoligase family protein; the protein is MTDSSIWLPPVTLTNKGSERRVGVELEFAGLDAGQIIGCVQQQFGGELERRSSFEFSLQNTTLGKFGIELDASYIKAVGALLEESGDLEDEFSIEAVAAELLTKAAEQFVPWELVTPPVLLSDLPQISQLFASLRSAGALGTRNSLRYAFGLHLNPELPATDIDTILSYFRAFLCLYEWIAEQDQIDLTRKLTNYIKHFSKDFIQKVIDARYQPTLAQFIDDYIEDNPTRNRSMDMLPLFAHLDEDRVRSRLDDPRIKARPTLHYRLPNCDIDNLDWNLDQPWQNWLQVERLANDPAWLKQFCDQYRRYLKSFITPFDTEWLKESSKLLQEH
- a CDS encoding GIY-YIG nuclease family protein — translated: MASSWFVYILQCADRTLYTGITTDLERRTREHNQGKAGAKYTKARRPVELIYSESAEGRSEASSREAQIKKLSREDKLLLIKRQS
- a CDS encoding zinc metallopeptidase, which codes for MIYVVLVLLLLGVMFYPQYATRRILRKHSQNRDDFPGTGGEFARHLLDRFSVHGVGVETTNQGDHYDPTERMVRLTPEYYDGKSLTAVVVAAHEVGHAIQHHQGSGGLVARYRLAVLAGVASKAAQIALIALPLLAGVSPGLMRVALVIMVLGVLMSTLVHLITLPVEWDASFNKALPILQKGNYLSQQDMLAARHILRACALTYVSASLASVLIAFRWLRWLR
- the modA gene encoding molybdate ABC transporter substrate-binding protein, which encodes MQVGKSFQLYIGLLLLGCSFVVRADEVLVAVASNFSAPMKVLKARFEYDTGHRLKLSFGSSGKLFAQIQHGAPFQVFLSADQDKPETLLESGRAVVGSDFTYATGALALWSAAEGGEPFDIDVLRRADLDHVALANPKLAPYGLAAVQTLQALQLDQTTKQFWVVGENIAQTHQFVSSGNAEYGFVALSQIKQPGKPIIGRYWIVPSNLHSPIHQDAVLLTLGQNSQAAKELLAFLHSKSAQQVIASYGYRIEVRK
- a CDS encoding YqaA family protein, with amino-acid sequence MISYGLLFLSAFLAATLLPFYSEVVLITLLLEGKPVFPLWLAATSGNTLGAAVNWVMGRYLLHFQDRSWFPFKPGSLSKSQAWFQRYGSWSLLFAWLPVGGDALTFVAGIMRVRLWVLLLLCGIGKGLRYGVVIWLTDVTEASLPLMEGAG
- a CDS encoding oxygenase MpaB family protein, encoding MQQLVVTRDMFESQLELAISKVKDPRIGLFGPDSMMWKLSRHALFGAHGSGRALLLQIAHPWVTRGVDEHSKTRSDPLGRAKRTFTTVLSIVYGDLEQATKYARAVHNVHNRIQGTMDSSAGAFGEGTPYMANEANALLWVHATLWDTTVMMYELFRRPLSAEEKDRFYNETKLFAYMFGIPDAILPPDWESFKEYNRSIWDSDQLVVTDSTRELAAFLFAPLHFTLTPAMAWLKITTAATLPTRLREEFNLPYGRKERLIFASGRKILSVAEPITPGLIRNGPAYVEASRRIRGLPSTIMTRALTRAMFGRPELVALKQPTKP